In the genome of Verrucomicrobiota bacterium, the window ATCGCGCAGCCACGCTACATGGACCCATGGCTCATCCCGACGTGGATCCCGTTGGCGACATTCGTGCTGGTGGGCGCCGGGTTCGGGCTTGTCTCCGCGAGGTGGATGCTGGGGCGAACGCCTCTCGGACGCTGCTGGACCACCCTCTACGTTGGGATCGTCTCCCTGGCCGCGGTGTTCGCACTGGCATTCGATATGGCGCTGCACGTGAGCTTGAGGGCGTCGCCGTGGTAAGCGCAGGAGGCGGGCCATGAACTTGGGGGACATCTTTCGCGCGCAGCTCTGGCCTCCACGGAAGTACGCGTGGCCGCTCCTCGTGGTCACCGTGCCCATGTATGTCGTGCTGTTCCTGGTGGCTCATCCGTTGCGGGCGGGCCGGATTGGGCTCAACTGGCATGTTCACGAGTTCTGCATGTTCCTAAGCCGGACGCCAATTGTGTGGGCCTTGGCAGCTGTGTGGTTCGCCATGGACGTTGGCCTCGTCGTATGGATGGATCGAGCCCTGAACCGCGACGGTGAGCCGGCTCGGCCGGCCAGGTCGTTCCTTATGTGGCAGTTCACGAAGCTCGCCTTCCTCTTTCTGTTCTTCTCCGTCCTGATCGCGCATGGGCCGCTCGACCACACGATCCTCGAGCACCCGACCTTCGAGTGACGCTTGCCCCTGGCGCATACAGCTAGCGGAAGATGGACGATGCCCGGAGGTGGTCTGTCTGCTATGCTGCCAGGACGTGAGGAGGCGTGACCTGTTGTGATCGGCTATCTTGTCGCAGGCATCGTGGTGTCGTACCTGGTGGGGTCGGTGCCGTTTGCGTACGTGTTCGGGAAGCTGGTCCGGGGCGTTGACGTACGGCGCGTGGGCAGCGGCAACGTAGGCGGCACGAACCTGATGCGGTCAGCGGGCAAGGCCTGGGGCGCACTGGTGATCGCGCTCGATCTGGGCAAGGGGGCGTGTGCGGCGGGCCTGGTCGCCTGGCTGTTCTATCGCGACGGGATGCCGGTGAGCTACGAGGTCTTTGGGGTCATCTGCGGCGCGATGGCGGTGGTTGGTCATAATTGGCCCGTCTGGCTGCGGTTCCACGGCGGCAAGGGGGTGGCGGCGAGCGTGGGCGTGTTCTTTGCGCTCACGCCGCTGGCGGCGGCGTGCGCATTGGGCGTGTGGTTCGTCGTGCTGGCGTTGACGCGCATCGTGTCGATCTCGTCGATGATCGCGTCGCTGTCACTGACGGGATGGAACGTCCTGTTCGAGTCGCCACGGGCGTACACGATCGCCGGGCTGGTGCTCGCGCTGCTCATCGTGGTGATGCATAGGGCCAACATCCGGCGTCTGCTCACGGGCACGGAGCTCAAGCCGTTCGGGCCCGTTGGGCCGAGCAGGAAGGAACCTGCCACGGAGGACACGGCGAGCACGGAGTAGTCCGGGGTTTTCGCTTGTGTCGAGAGACCTCGTCGGATATAATGGGGTTTTGATGATGGTGGTGGATGCTTCCTTTTCGGAGAGTGGGCGGTATGCAGACGCTCAAGACCCCTGACAAGCTGTACTATTCGATCGGCGAGGTCCGTGCGCTCACGGACCTCGAGCCGTATGTGCTGCGCTACTGGGAGTCGGAGTTCCCGCAGCTCAAGCCGAAGAAGAACAGCGGCGGCCAGCGTGCTTACCAGCGCAAGGACATCGAACTGATCCTGCGCATCAAAGAGCTGCTCTACGAGCAGGGTTACACGATCAAGGGGGCGCGCGCCCTGTTGCGCGGCGAGCGTCGTGGCAAGGGAGATGCATCGGGCAATGGCGGCGGGCGCACTGACGACACGCGCGCGTTCCTCAAGAAGCTGCACACGGAGCTCGTGTCGCTGCAGAAGATGATCGCGGGCCACAAGCCCGAGGACCTGTTCGCCGAGTAGCCCGCGCATGCATCAGACCCAGAAGTACCTGCTCATCGGCCCGATCGCG includes:
- the plsY gene encoding glycerol-3-phosphate 1-O-acyltransferase PlsY, whose translation is MIGYLVAGIVVSYLVGSVPFAYVFGKLVRGVDVRRVGSGNVGGTNLMRSAGKAWGALVIALDLGKGACAAGLVAWLFYRDGMPVSYEVFGVICGAMAVVGHNWPVWLRFHGGKGVAASVGVFFALTPLAAACALGVWFVVLALTRIVSISSMIASLSLTGWNVLFESPRAYTIAGLVLALLIVVMHRANIRRLLTGTELKPFGPVGPSRKEPATEDTASTE
- a CDS encoding MerR family transcriptional regulator, giving the protein MQTLKTPDKLYYSIGEVRALTDLEPYVLRYWESEFPQLKPKKNSGGQRAYQRKDIELILRIKELLYEQGYTIKGARALLRGERRGKGDASGNGGGRTDDTRAFLKKLHTELVSLQKMIAGHKPEDLFAE